CATCAGGGATTCCTGCCCATAATTCACTTTCAGTACATATTCTCTGTTTTAGTCTTCTTGTCGCAATTCTCTTAGTATGACAACAAGATCATTCTTTACTATTTCAGCATGATGAGGAAGTTTCAGATTTTCAAATGTTTCAAGTGCTTCACCATAGGATTTTGCTGCTTTTTCGAGATTATTGTTCATATCTTCAACATCTGCCATGCAAGTGTATGCCATCCCAAGGTTCTTCCAAGCCATTGCATATTGCAGGGAGAATTCTTTGAGGGTTCTTGCTTTGATGGCTTCCTCATAGGCTCCTATAGCTTTTTCCAGGTTTTTCTTCCTCTCGTCAACTGCTGCCAGGTCACTGTATGCAAGTCCCACATTGTTCCAGTTCATTGCATGGTCCATAGGGAATTCGTCCAGCGTGTACACTTTGAGCGCGTTCTCATGTGCTATGATGGCTTTTTCCAGGTTTGGTTTTCTTTCTTCCACCGCTGCCATATCCCTATATGCAAATCCCAGACTACTCTGGACCATTGCGTGATCGAGGGGAAATTCTTCCGGGGGTCTTAATCTCAGTGCTTGTTCATATGCTTTGACAGCGGCTTTCAAGAACTCGGCTTTTTGTACCCTGACGAGAGAATACGAGGAAGCTTCGTTGCCAATACCTGTAAGGACAGCGTAATTTAGCGAAAAGGTGTCTACCATCTCATTGAGGACCAAGAGTTTCGATGCTGTTTCATTGAGTTTAACTATCTTTTCCAGATATACTTCTTCAAAATGGATCTTGTTTTGATCACGTACAGAAACTAATTCACTGCCTTTAAGCGGACCAAGCACATGTTCCCACTCTAATTCAGCATCAGGGTGATCCTTTGTATAGACGGTTTCTATCAGTGCATAAGGGAACAGATGATTTCCCTCATATATGCCACACATATGCAGCTTCTTTATTATTCTTAATAGTTCTTTTTCCCTTTCCATAAGAGCATCATATCTTCTTCTCATTTCATGCAATTTCATGAAAACAGAACCAAGGGTCCCGTCAAAATCTATATATTCCCACTTGATATCTTCTCTTTCACCTATTCTCTGAGCTTCATCTTTGGAGATAAGACCAATGTCAATAATATTATTGCCAAAAATAGTTCCAATATCAACCTTTTTACTCACAAGTTCTAACTTCTCATCGCTCTGACAAGTTGCAACGATGAGAAAATGTTTAGCCTTGATCATATCCATTATCTTTCCAAAACTGCTCATTCCAACAAATCTGTCAAGATCGTCTAGGATAACAATTTCAATGTTCATCCCATAATTATCTGCAAACGGATAATCCCCTGAATCAAGATCTTCAGGGAGGGGAATGATCACATCGACCAGGGAACCCATGCTTTTCAGTACTTCAAAGGCAGTTCTGGTCTTGCCGGCAAGGGCATTTCCCCTGATCAACACGCTCTTATCTTCAAGCAACAGGTTTCTCAGGATCTCATCTTCTTCACGTGGACGATATTTGCAATAAGGCCTATCCCCCAGCATGTCATTTGGTTCAAGTCTTGCACCGGATATCCATTTTCGTGTTAAAGACTTTTTTTGCTTTTTTTTCCTTTCAGAATACTTATCGTACAGACCATATAAGAATTTCACACGAGAAAAAGGAACAGATTCTTTAGTATCACCACTCATTCGCAGCACCTTCAACACAAATGTTCCATCTTGCAGGATATATATTTTATGCACTGCTGCTTTAAAAAATCACATTTATGCTCAATAGGTCCTTGGATTTCTGACTGAAGCACCTTTTGCCTGAATATCCTTTACGGGGTCAATGATCATGGTATAACCTTCCTTTATGCCTTCAGGCAAAAGGAGAAGTATGCATCTATGAGAATTTATTCCCTCACTTTAATAACGGGGAAATGTGAAGAAGTCCCATCCTTCATGCTGTCCTGATCTGTAGGGTTTCTTTCAGTGATCACTTCCCAGGTTAAACCATCAGTTGTGACAGTTATGGTACCGTGGTGATCTGTTCTGTAAATCGTGGATACGTTCTGCAATCTTTCGAGGATCTCAGCATGAGGATAGCCATAGTCATTATCTGTGCCCACTGAGATAATACTTATGCCAGGACTTACCTCTTCAATAAAGCTTGCTCCGGAAGCATCAGTGCTAGCATGGTGACCCACCTTGAGGATATCGGAATCCACATAATAGCCTTCATATATGATGCTGTCTTCCGTTTCAAGGCCTGCATCTCCCATGAGCAGGAACGAGACATTATTATCTATGATCCTGAGAACTATTGAATTCTCATTGATCTCTTTGGAGTGCTGTTTCTGCGGGTTCAGTACCTGGACCTGTATGCCGGGAGCAAAGTCCAGAGCTTTCCCTCTTTCTGCTACCTGGAAAGAGATGCTTTTATTTTCAATGATACCAAGCATTTCTTCGTATATCTGTGTTGTATGAGGATAGCCCGAGTCCACGAAATTACCTACAGGATATTCATTAAGGATTGTGAGAAGGCCGCCTATGTTGTCCTCATGCGGATGGGTCGCTACCACATAATCAAGGCTGGATATTCTCAGCTCCCTGAGAAATACTGAAACACTCGCACCCTTATCCCTTCCACCGGCATCTATAAGCATTGTCGCATTGGCACATTC
This DNA window, taken from Methanomethylovorans hollandica DSM 15978, encodes the following:
- a CDS encoding tetratricopeptide repeat protein gives rise to the protein MSGDTKESVPFSRVKFLYGLYDKYSERKKKQKKSLTRKWISGARLEPNDMLGDRPYCKYRPREEDEILRNLLLEDKSVLIRGNALAGKTRTAFEVLKSMGSLVDVIIPLPEDLDSGDYPFADNYGMNIEIVILDDLDRFVGMSSFGKIMDMIKAKHFLIVATCQSDEKLELVSKKVDIGTIFGNNIIDIGLISKDEAQRIGEREDIKWEYIDFDGTLGSVFMKLHEMRRRYDALMEREKELLRIIKKLHMCGIYEGNHLFPYALIETVYTKDHPDAELEWEHVLGPLKGSELVSVRDQNKIHFEEVYLEKIVKLNETASKLLVLNEMVDTFSLNYAVLTGIGNEASSYSLVRVQKAEFLKAAVKAYEQALRLRPPEEFPLDHAMVQSSLGFAYRDMAAVEERKPNLEKAIIAHENALKVYTLDEFPMDHAMNWNNVGLAYSDLAAVDERKKNLEKAIGAYEEAIKARTLKEFSLQYAMAWKNLGMAYTCMADVEDMNNNLEKAAKSYGEALETFENLKLPHHAEIVKNDLVVILRELRQED
- a CDS encoding ComEC/Rec2 family competence protein, which encodes MKWILIAFIVLVMLGVLLGEPKERPPGSAVQPPNNTTTGLDENAFVDQDALHEQVSSDTQIDNLTIHFIDVGQGDSILVECANATMLIDAGGRDKGASVSVFLRELRISSLDYVVATHPHEDNIGGLLTILNEYPVGNFVDSGYPHTTQIYEEMLGIIENKSISFQVAERGKALDFAPGIQVQVLNPQKQHSKEINENSIVLRIIDNNVSFLLMGDAGLETEDSIIYEGYYVDSDILKVGHHASTDASGASFIEEVSPGISIISVGTDNDYGYPHAEILERLQNVSTIYRTDHHGTITVTTDGLTWEVITERNPTDQDSMKDGTSSHFPVIKVRE